In Acidimicrobiia bacterium, a single genomic region encodes these proteins:
- a CDS encoding sigma factor-like helix-turn-helix DNA-binding protein produces MTKKRGARSVVTEQIRPDFVVFYRTAYRDVSRALSVTLGDADLGREATDEAMARCYSHWSTVQSYDNPAGWVYRVGLNWARSLRRRAARRLLFHGPASIEMPAVADPEIQRALSELNVELRAVVVLRFLLDWSTQETADALSVRPGTVKSRLHRATSLLQRKLYHLAPEERNA; encoded by the coding sequence GTGACCAAGAAGAGAGGTGCCCGGTCGGTCGTGACGGAGCAGATCCGCCCGGACTTCGTCGTGTTCTATCGCACCGCCTACCGAGACGTGTCGCGGGCCCTCTCGGTGACACTCGGTGACGCCGACCTCGGACGCGAGGCGACGGACGAGGCGATGGCGCGGTGCTACTCGCACTGGTCCACCGTGCAGTCGTACGACAACCCGGCCGGCTGGGTGTATCGCGTCGGGCTCAATTGGGCACGATCGCTGCGGCGCCGGGCGGCCCGGAGGCTCCTCTTCCATGGCCCGGCATCGATCGAGATGCCGGCGGTGGCCGATCCCGAGATCCAACGCGCCCTCTCCGAGCTGAACGTCGAGCTCAGGGCGGTCGTGGTGCTGCGGTTCCTCCTCGATTGGTCGACGCAAGAGACCGCAGACGCCCTCTCGGTGCGGCCCGGCACCGTGAAGAGCAGGCTTCACAGGGCGACCTCACTCCTGCAACGCAAGCTCTACCACCTCGCTCCAGAGGAGAGGAACGCATGA
- a CDS encoding O-antigen ligase family protein has product MSSPRAIGYGLATLVVLVLAGFDPAGWAPFGPVKWAVLTTLAFGLATLVAAGRSVTLHVGSAMAWTLFLSWGMVASLAALDPLHTWIGTPDRHLGLVAWLCFAVVFVVAQQAIDPQLSSDLAITVVKGVVVASLATGLYVLLELAGLPPVRLAIETGRAGGPFGTAAYLGAAATLLLPVSIGAAVDGLGSRLWRSLATAAAALAAVSAVAAQTRAAWVGLAVALVVVSPALLPWLRRRTWILVAIGLSVAVVVVATPTGSRIVTALRFDEGTTRGRIDEWQVGTRAFRSHAVTGTGFEGYRIAFPSHVDADYERRYTRVTMPDRVHNGALDVAVTTGLPGLALYLAGALWLVTRAIIATRDRRPVAVGIAAAVTGYIAQQQFLFPVTEVDPVFWALAGLLVAATAPRRTIRLPPGAWLVPLAVAVAALAAGGLDVAADRRAAHAAELSAAGSPALAAADAAVTLRPDSIRYRFVAAGIASSSGDAAGLSAAITRIEAALDVSPGDPLLGARHASLLLDLARVTGRPEDAATAAEQYRSVTGSDPKNAAVRLGAGIAYLLDGDPTAAETEWLTAANLAPRSAAPLVNLAVLYVDMGRLDEARTTAEAVRAIDPDHPALKEIESRLGA; this is encoded by the coding sequence ATGTCCTCTCCCCGCGCCATCGGATACGGCCTGGCGACACTCGTCGTCCTGGTGCTCGCCGGGTTCGACCCCGCCGGTTGGGCGCCGTTCGGACCCGTGAAGTGGGCGGTGCTCACCACGCTCGCCTTCGGCCTGGCCACGCTGGTCGCCGCCGGGCGCTCGGTGACACTCCACGTCGGCTCGGCGATGGCGTGGACGCTGTTCCTCTCGTGGGGAATGGTCGCATCCCTGGCGGCGCTCGACCCGCTGCACACCTGGATCGGCACTCCCGACCGCCACCTCGGCCTCGTCGCCTGGCTGTGCTTCGCGGTCGTCTTCGTCGTGGCGCAACAGGCGATCGATCCGCAGCTCTCGAGCGACCTCGCCATCACCGTCGTCAAGGGCGTCGTGGTCGCCTCGCTCGCCACCGGGCTGTACGTCCTCCTCGAGTTGGCGGGGTTGCCCCCGGTGAGGCTGGCGATCGAAACGGGACGAGCCGGCGGCCCGTTCGGCACGGCGGCGTACCTCGGAGCAGCGGCGACGCTGCTGCTCCCCGTCTCGATCGGGGCCGCCGTCGACGGCCTGGGATCCCGGCTGTGGCGGTCGCTTGCAACGGCGGCTGCGGCGCTCGCTGCCGTGTCGGCGGTGGCGGCGCAGACGCGGGCGGCGTGGGTCGGCCTGGCGGTGGCGCTCGTCGTCGTCTCGCCTGCGCTGCTGCCTTGGCTGCGGAGGCGAACGTGGATCCTGGTCGCCATCGGGCTGTCGGTGGCAGTGGTCGTGGTGGCGACGCCGACCGGGTCGCGGATCGTCACCGCACTTCGATTCGACGAGGGGACGACCAGGGGACGCATCGACGAATGGCAGGTGGGTACCAGAGCGTTCCGGTCGCACGCCGTCACCGGGACGGGATTCGAGGGCTATCGCATCGCCTTCCCATCCCACGTCGATGCCGATTACGAGCGCCGCTACACGAGGGTGACGATGCCCGACCGGGTCCACAACGGCGCACTCGACGTCGCCGTCACCACCGGACTGCCCGGCCTCGCCCTGTATCTCGCAGGCGCGCTGTGGCTCGTCACCAGAGCGATCATCGCCACGCGGGACCGTCGCCCCGTGGCGGTCGGCATCGCAGCTGCCGTCACGGGATACATCGCCCAGCAGCAGTTCCTCTTCCCCGTCACGGAGGTCGACCCCGTGTTCTGGGCACTCGCAGGGTTGCTCGTCGCCGCGACGGCCCCCAGGCGCACGATCCGCCTGCCGCCCGGAGCCTGGCTGGTTCCGCTCGCCGTGGCGGTGGCGGCGCTGGCGGCAGGCGGGTTGGACGTCGCCGCCGACAGGCGGGCGGCCCACGCTGCGGAGCTGTCTGCGGCCGGTTCGCCGGCTCTGGCGGCCGCCGACGCCGCCGTGACGCTGCGCCCCGACTCGATCCGCTACCGGTTCGTGGCCGCAGGAATCGCCTCCTCATCGGGCGATGCCGCCGGCCTTTCGGCGGCCATCACGAGGATCGAGGCTGCTCTCGACGTCTCGCCGGGCGATCCACTCCTCGGGGCGCGCCACGCCTCGCTCCTCCTCGATCTCGCCAGGGTGACGGGGCGGCCCGAGGACGCCGCCACCGCCGCCGAGCAGTACCGATCGGTCACCGGGAGCGATCCGAAGAACGCCGCGGTGCGCCTCGGCGCGGGGATCGCATACCTGCTCGACGGCGACCCGACAGCCGCCGAGACGGAGTGGCTGACGGCGGCCAACCTGGCGCCTCGAAGCGCCGCGCCGCTCGTCAACCTGGCCGTCCTCTATGTCGACATGGGACGCCTCGACGAGGCGAGGACGACTGCAGAAGCCGTGAGAGCGATCGACCCGGATCACCCGGCCCTCAAGGAGATCGAGAGCAGGCTCGGCGCGTGA
- the recA gene encoding recombinase RecA yields MSNDKVENEKSLDMAVSQIVRQFGQGAIMKLGANNVQKVKAISTGAISLDLALGIGGVPRGRVVEIFGPESSGKTTLALHVVAEAQRNGGVAAFIDAEHALDPVYAKAIGVDIDELLISQPDTGEQALEIADMLIRSGALDVVAVDSVAALVPRAELEGDMGDTHVGLQARLMSQALRKLAGTINRSDTTAIFINQLREKIGVMFGSPETTPGGRALKFYASVRIDVRRIESIKQGTDAIGNRVRTKIVKNKVAPPFRIAEFDIMFGEGISREGSLIDVAVDEGIVKKAGAWYTFDGDQLGQGREKAKEFLKLNPEIAMQLEDRVLRSVGLVEDPNAEVVVMVDEGDDRRDVDD; encoded by the coding sequence GTGTCGAACGACAAGGTTGAGAACGAGAAGAGCCTCGACATGGCCGTGTCGCAGATCGTCCGCCAGTTCGGGCAGGGCGCCATCATGAAGCTCGGTGCCAACAACGTCCAGAAGGTGAAAGCGATCTCGACGGGCGCCATCTCGCTCGACCTCGCACTCGGCATCGGCGGCGTTCCCAGGGGCCGGGTCGTCGAGATCTTCGGACCGGAGAGCAGCGGGAAGACCACCCTTGCCCTCCATGTCGTCGCCGAGGCGCAACGCAACGGCGGCGTGGCAGCGTTCATCGACGCCGAACACGCCCTCGACCCGGTGTACGCCAAGGCGATCGGCGTCGACATCGACGAGCTGCTCATCTCGCAGCCCGATACCGGTGAGCAGGCTCTCGAGATCGCCGACATGCTGATCCGCTCGGGGGCGCTCGACGTGGTGGCCGTCGACTCCGTCGCGGCACTCGTCCCGAGAGCGGAGTTGGAAGGCGACATGGGTGACACGCATGTCGGTCTGCAGGCACGGCTCATGTCGCAGGCGCTGCGCAAGCTGGCGGGCACGATCAACCGCTCCGACACGACGGCGATCTTCATCAACCAGCTTCGCGAGAAGATCGGTGTGATGTTCGGCTCGCCCGAGACGACGCCGGGTGGGCGGGCGCTCAAGTTCTATGCCAGCGTCCGCATCGACGTTCGCCGGATCGAGTCGATCAAGCAGGGCACGGATGCCATCGGCAACAGGGTGCGGACGAAGATCGTCAAGAACAAGGTGGCGCCCCCGTTCCGGATCGCCGAGTTCGACATCATGTTCGGCGAGGGGATCTCCCGAGAGGGCAGCCTGATCGACGTCGCCGTCGACGAGGGGATCGTCAAGAAGGCGGGGGCCTGGTACACGTTCGACGGCGACCAACTGGGCCAGGGCAGGGAGAAGGCGAAGGAGTTCCTGAAGCTCAACCCGGAGATCGCCATGCAACTCGAGGACCGGGTGCTGCGTTCGGTCGGTCTCGTGGAAGATCCGAATGCCGAGGTCGTGGTCATGGTCGACGAAGGTGACGACCGAAGGGACGTCGACGACTGA